The sequence CGCATCGCAATCAAGGAAGAGTTCAGAGGGCAAAAACTGGGAACGGCATTATATGATCATTTAATTAGAAACTCAGACAAGCAGATGGTTACTTGTGAAGTAAACCTCAAACCACCCAATCCAAAATCGATGGGGTTCCATAAGTCGCTGGGCTTCAGTGAAGTAGCCGTTCAAGAGACAGAAGAGGGTAGAAAAAGTGTAGCTATGTTGGTTAAAAGGATGTAAAAAGAGAGAAGTTTAATTTTCAAAATGGAATGAAAGTTAGCGGTTTTGGTTTATGCGGACAGACTATTCAATCATAAATAAATCAAAACATCATGAGAAGACTAAAATCAGTATTGGGAGTATTTGCACTTACATTTGCAATGCTTCTTTCGACAAACGTACAAGCGCAAGACAGTGATATTGTAGAATTAGCTGTCGCAACCGATGATCTTTCAACCCTTGTAACTGCCGTTAAAGCAGCAGGGTTAGTAGAGACGCTACAAAGTGACGGACCATTCACGGTCTTTGCACCAACCAACGCAGCATTTGAAGCACTTCCAGAAGGTGTTCTTGAAATGCTATTGAAACCGGAGAATAAGGATAAGCTTACAGCCGTATTGACCTACCATGTAGTGTCCGGCAAAGTAATGTCCGGCGACTTAAAAGATGGCATGATGGCAACAACCGTTGAAGGAAGTAAAGCTGAGATTTCTATCAACTATGGTAAAGTTAAAGTTGATGGCGCTAATGTTGCTATGGCTGATATTGAAGCTTCTAACGGTGTAGTACACGTTATTGACGCTATAATTCTGCCTCCAAGTATTCAGAAAGCACTTGCTTCCAACGAAAGTGATATGGAAGAAGATTCAGGAAGTGACTGGTAGAAACAGTTAGTTTAAAGTTACCAAGGCTGATATCGAGAGATATCGGCCTTTTTTTATGAATTAGAATATGATCAGTTTTCGGGAAGGTTCTCAAATTCCTTTCGCTTCTTTTCCATCCATTTTTGCATAGCCTCAGGATCGTTCATCATTTCCGACATTTCCTGCATGGCTTCTAAATGAGCCTCATCTTTTTGCTGAAACATTTCGGTACCATGCTTTTTGCTTTGCTCGGCAATTTCCTGGAAAGTCTTACCTTTGAATTCTACATCACAGGCACCGCCTAATTGTTTACATGTCATCGTTTTCATAGTAGTATATTTTGTTAAGCGCTTCTTTTAGATAAGAAATCTAAACAAATGCGGCTGATTATTCACGTATTCGTAGTTAATATTCGCCGCTTCCATACGCTCAACTAAAGGCTCGAAATCGTTTTTAGCTTTAATTTCGATACCAATCAATGCAGGACCTTGTTCACGGCTGGTTTTCTTAGAGTACTCAAAATGGGCAATATCATCTTGAGGTCCAAGGACATTATCCAAAAACTCACGTAAAGCACCAGCGCGCTGAGGAAAGTCCACAATGAAATAGTGTTTCAGTCCTTCGTACAACATGGATCGCTCTTTAATCTCTGCAGTTCGGGTGATGTCGTTATTACTCCCACTTACCACACAAACAACGTTCTTTCCTTTGATTTCATCCTTGAGAAAGTCCAGAGCTGCCACTGATAAGGATCCGGCCGGTTCAGCTACAATAGCCTGTTCATTATACAACTGAAGAATGGTGCTGCATACTTTGCCTTCGTGAACTGTGATGACTTTCTCCAACACTTCCTGACAAATTTTAAAATTGTGTTCACCCACACGCTTAACCGCCGCCCCATCTACAAACTTGTCGATTTTTTCTAAGGTGAGAAGTTCACCCTGTTCCAATGATTTTTTCATAGCCGGAGCTCCTTCCGGTTCAACCCCAATAATCTTAGTGGAAGGAGAGAGCACGCTGAAGTAGGAACCGATGCCGGATGAAAGTCCGCCACCGCCAATAGGTACAATTAAATAATCGATGGGTTCTTCAGCATCTTCGAGAATTTCTTTACCCACTGTTCCTTGTCCCTCGATAATTTTGGGGTCATCAAATGGAGGAATGAAAGCAGCGCTTTGTTGCTTAGAAAACTGCATGGCTTCGTCAAAAGAATCGTCGAAAGTGTCCCCCACTAGTCGGACTTCTACAAATTCCTTCCCAAACATCTTAACCTGTTTTACTTTCTGCTCGGGAGTAGGAACCGGCATAAATATGACACCTTTTATCTTCTTCTTAGCACAGGCAAAGGCCACGCCCTGAGCGTGATTCCCCGCACTTGCACATACAATACCGTTTTCTAGTTCCTTGTCATTTAGACTTTGAATCTTATGATAAGCCCCACGAATTTTATAAGACCGAACTACCTGCAAGTCTTCTCGTTTCAGCCAGACATTAGCACCGGATTGCTCCGAAAGCTGATGATTATACATCAAAGGAGTGCGGATGGCGATGTCTTTTAAAACATGAGCAGCTTCCTGTATGTTTTCTACCGAGACGGTATTCGAAGTTTTTGCTTCTGGCATGTGAGGTCTTGGAATTATGAATTGGTAGTTAGAGAGGGTTCGTTCCGACGCAGAGCGTCGGAACGAGATCTATTACTAGATCTAATAATAGAGTGAAGAATCAATCGTTAACCTCGCTCCTGACGCTCTGCGTCGGAGCGGATTCAGATAAATAACTTATTCCTCAGCTAATTCTGCTTCAACCTTACTATTCTCGGGTCTTAGCTGACGAACCGTAGCTCCGGCTTTCCACATTTCAGATTCGCGGAGTTCTTTAAGTTCTTCTTCCAGCTTGGCCCGGTAGTCTTCTTTAGAATTAGAGTCTATGGACTTCTGTGCTTCCCTTCCTGCTGCTACTTCTTCATATAAATTTTCAAAAACAGGTTTAGTTGCATCCCGGAACTTCTTCCACCAATCCAAAGCACCGCGTTGAGCTGTGGTTGAGCAATTGGCGTACATCCAGTCCATTCCGTTCTCAGCAACCAAAGGCATCAATGATTGGGTGAGTTCTTCCACCGTTTCATTAAAGGCTTCAGAAGGGGAGTGGCCGTTGGAGCGAAGCACTTCATACTGAGCTGCAAAAATTCCCTGAATAGCACCCATTAGTGTGCCACGTTCACCTGTTAAATCGCTGTAGACTTCATCTTTAAAAGTTGTTTCGAATAGGTACCCGGAACCAACTCCAATACCTAAAGCGGTAACACGTTCTTTAGCATTGCCTGTTGCATCCTGAAAAATGGCGTAGCTGGAGTTCAGGCCCCGTCCCTCCAAAAACATACGCCGGAGGGAGGTTCCTGAACCTTTTGGAGCTACTAAAATTACGTCAACATCATTTGGTGGGATAATTCCGGTTCGTTCTTTATAAGTGATCCCAAAACCATGTGAGAAGTAAAGAGCATCACCGGGATTTAAGGCAGCTTTCACCGTAGGCCACACAGAAATTTGTCCGGCATCAGAGAGCAGATATTGAACCACGGTTCCTCGCTGTGCAGCTTCCTCAATTTCAAAAAGAGTCTCGCCGGGAACCCAGCCATCTTCAACGGCTTTATCCCAGGTGCTCGAATTTTTACGTTGACCTACAATAACATTGAAGCCATTATCTTTGAGATTAAGAGCCTGTCCGGGTCCCTGAACACCATAGCCTAAAACCGCAATGGTTTCGTTTTTCATTGTTTCCTGAGCTTTCTCAAGAGGGAACTCTTCCCGTGTTACTACTTCTTCTTCAACGCCGCCAAAATTTAAAAGTGCCATGATGTTAGTTGTTTGTTTTTTTAAGTGATTTATATTCGGTGTGCGCTCCGACGCAGAGCGTCAGGAGCGAGGGATTAAATGTGAGAATTAAGTTCGTCAAAGGTCATTCGTCAACTTTAAACAGTCGCTTCTGCGAGCATTTTCTCAACATCCTTGCCAATGCCATTACGTTCCCGGGAAACAGCTATCCGTCCCGATCGCACAAATTCAGTGATGCCATAAGGTTTTAGTTCATCAAAGAGGGCCATGGTTTCTCTGCGATATCCGGACTTTTCGATCACTACAAAATGCTTTTCTATAGTGAGAAAGCGAGCATTGTGCTCTCGAACGATGCGTTCCACCTCGAGTCCGTTAGTCAATGATTTGGTTGAAATTTTATATAAGGCCAATTCTTGCTGAACGACTTCCTTCTTCCGGTAATAGTCGGCTTTGAAAACTTCGACCTGTTTTTGAATCTGTTTAATCACTTTAATAACCTGCTCTTCGGTTTCGGTAACCGCAATGGTAAATCGATAAATACCCTCCGTTTCACTTTCTGAAGTGGTCAGGCTTTCGATGTTAATCTTTCGCTTGGTGAAAATGATGGTGAGCCTGTGCAGGAGTCCCACATGATTTTCGGTATAAGCGGTTATAGTAAATTCTTGTGCTTCTGATTCCATGAGATCACTCCAATCTTATTTCTGCAACTCCCGAGCCGCTTGGGACCATCGGGAATACATTATTTTCTTTTCCAACTCTTACTTCCAGGAAGTATGCGCCATCGTAGTTGATGAATTCTTCAATTGCCTGATCCAGATTTTCCCGCTCTGTTACTTTAGCTGTTTCGATGTAGAAACCTTTCGCCAGCTGCTGGAAATCCGGATTAATGAGTTCGGTAGATGAATATCTTTTTTCAAAAAAGAGCTGCTGCCACTGGCGGACCATCCCTAAAAATTCATTATTGAGCAACAGTACTTTTACTTTTGCTTTGGTTTGATAGATGGTTGCCAACTCCTGAATAGTCATTTGTAAACCACCATCGCCGACTACGGCAACAACGGTTCGGTCGGGAGCACCAAGAGCGGCTCCAATTCCAGCCGGAAGTCCAAAACCCATTGTGCCAAGTCCGCCCGAAGTGATGTTGCTTTTCGAACGGCTGAAGTTGGTATATCGGCAAGCCACCATCTGGTGTTGACCAACATCGGTAACCAGAATATGGTCATCATTAGTCTTTTCGTTAATAATGCGGATGACTTCCCCCATGCTTAAAACATCAGAGGGGGGGTGAAGTTCTTCCTCAATGACTTTATCCCATTCCTCTTTATCACAGTCACGAAAACGTTGCAGCCAGTCTTCATGGCTATTGGGTTTCACCAGTTTAATAAGTTCAGTGAGGGATTCTTTGGCGTCGCCGAGAACCGGTACATCTGCCGGTACATTTTTATCAATCTCTGCGGGATCAATTTCAAGATGAATAACTTTCGCCTGTTTGGCATATTTGGAAAGGTTCCCGGTTACCCGATCATCAAACCGCATGCCAATCGCGATAAGTACATCACATTCGTTGGTAAGCAGGTTGGGGCCATAATTTCCGTGCATGCCCAACATTCCGACATTTAGGGGGTGATCAGTTTCTAGAGCAGAAAGCCCCATAATAGTCCAGGCCGATGGAATTCCTGTTTTCTCAATAAATTGTTTGAATTCCTTTTCGGCATTTCCCAGAATCACACCTTGCCCAAACAAAACATAAGGTCGTTCGGCATTATTGATAAGCTCAGCGGCTTCTTCAATTTTGGTGTGATTTAGTTTTGGTTTGGGAGCATAGCTTCGAAGTGAAGTGCACTTTTCATACTCAAAATCAAACTCTTCAAATTGAGCATCTTTAGTGATGTCAATAACTACCGGTCCCGGTCGGCCTGATCTCGCCAGGTAAAATGCTTTCGCCAAAGCCTCGGGTATTTCTTCCGCACTGGTAATCTGATAATTCCATTTTGTAACGGGCATTGAGATCCCCAAAACATCACATTCCTGAAAGGCATCACTTCCCAATAAAGAAGAATTTACCTGACCTGTAATACAAACAAGGGGGGTTGAATCGATTTGCGCATCGGCTATTCCGGTAACCAAATTAGTAGCTCCAGGTCCGGATGTAGCGAGACAGACTCCTACTTTTCCGGAAGCTCTCGCATAACCCTGAGCCATGTGAATGGCGCCTTGTTCGTGTCGGGCAAGTATGTGATGAACGGTTTCCTGATGATCATATAGAGCATCGTAAACCGGCATAATAGCTCCGCCGGGATATCCAAAAGCCATATCGACCTTTTCTTCCAGGAGAATCTGTACCAATGCTTCCGCACCGGTCATGCGCCTGGATGCTTTTGTTTTGGGTTTTGATGTTTTTTCTGGTGCTTCTACTGTTCCCATAGTGAGTGAGTGAGAGTGAATATTTAAAACTCGTCGGTTACGCAGCCTTGAGAAGCTGAGGAAACGGTTCGTGCATATTTGTAGAGGGTTCCTGAAGTCTCCTTCAGCAGTGGCTCCTTCCATTGTTTTTTTCGAGCGGCTAACTCTTCATCAGAAATGAGCACATTGATCTCATTCTTTGTTGCGTCAATTCTGATGGTGTCTCCATTCTTGACCAGCCCTATTGCGCCGCCTGTTTGTGCTTCGGGAGTGATATGACCTACAACAAATCCGTGTGTTCCGCCCGAAAACCTTCCGTCTGTGATCAGCGCGACTTCTTTACCCAATCCTGCGCCCATAATCGCTGACGTGGGTTTCAGCATTTCCGGCATTCCGGGTCCGCCTTTGGGGCCTACATATCGAATAACAACAACGTCTCCGGATTCAACTTTTCCATTCTTAATACCTTCATTGGCTTCCGCTTCACTTTCAAAAACCCGGGCCGTTCCTTCAAAAAGTTCGCCTTCTTTTCCAGTGATTTTCGCCACGGCACCTTCTTCAGCAAGATTTCCATATAAAATTTGTATATGCCCGTTTTTCTTGATTGGGTTATTCAAGGGGTGAATAACATCTTGGCTATCACCCAGAGCATCAATTTCTTCGAGGTTTTCAGCCAGCGTTTTTCCGGTAACCGTTTTGCAGGTCCCATCAAGTAAATCATGCTCTAGCATGTATTTCATGACGGCCGGAACTCCGCCAACTTCATGTAAATCTTCCATTACATATTTTCCGCTCGGCTTCAAATCAGCCAAAAATGGAGTAGTATTGCTGAGTCGCTGAAAGTCTTCCAGGCCTATTTCAATCCCGGCAGTTTTAGCTATGGCAATCATGTGCAGAACCGCATTTGTTGATCCGCCTAAGACAATGATGAGGCGAATGGCATTCTCAAAAGAGGCTTTGGTTAATATGTCTAGAGGCTTAATGTCATTTTCGAGTAGGTAGTAGAGGTGTTTGCCGATGTCTTCACATTCCAAAACTTTAGCACTGTTAGTAGCAGGATTGGATGAGTTATAAGGAAGACTCATACCTAAAGCTTCAATAGCCGATGACATGGTGTTGGCGGTGTACATTCCCCCGCAGGCACCGGCACCGGGACAAGCATGTTGGATCACATCCTTAAAATCCCTTTCCGACATATTGCCACTTACCTTTTGCCCCCAAGCTTCAAAGGCGGATACTACATCCAGCTTTTTTCCATTATGAAACCCCGGGGCAATGGTTCCTCCATAAACAAGAATAGAAGGTCGGTTAACCCTGATCATTGCCATTAAGGCTCCGGGCATATTCTTATCACATCCCACAATAGCTGCCATTCCATCATAAGACATTCCTTTGATCACGGATTCCATTGAATCTGCAATCAGGTCGCGGGAGGGAAGTGAATACCTCATTCCCGGGGTTCCCATAGAAATACCATCACTGATGCCGATGGTGTTGAAAATCAGTCCATTTAAATCAGATGCCTCAATTCCCTTTTTAACGTGAAGGGCTAAATCATTGAGATGCATATTGCATGGATTGCCTTCATAACCGGTACTAGCTATCCCGATGAGGGGTTTTTGAAGGTCTTCATCATCCAGACCAATAGCATGTAGCATAGCCTGGGCGGCCGGTTGAGAGTCATCCTGAGTAACTTGTTTACTGTATTTATTTAATTCCGCCATGTAATGAGTGAGTGAAAATCAGTTCCAAAAAACTTAGTGCAAAAAAAAAGCCTTCCGGGCTAGGGAAGGCTTTGTGTAATCATAATCTGATGTCGTCACAAAACTTTCCCTGTTCGGTATGGAATACCAATAATTTGAATAATGACCAGAGAAAGAATGATTGACAGCATATTTAAATGTTTATATCGCTCCAAAGAAAAGCGGATGGTTCTTTAATATCAACAAAGGTTGCAGTTGAACTTTTGGATTGATGGGATGTCTAAGGGGCAGCTAGTTTAATCCCGAGGCGTGAATTTGCTGCTTATAACGTCCTGAACAGGTTTTCCATGAATTTTTGACTCCAGCCACGATATGATGTCCAAATATAAAAATGGACGTTTTTGGTAAGGCATGTCATTGATTTCAAGGAGTCGTTCCCGGAGATCTTTGAATTTTTCCTTCAGGCTAGCCCCATTTGCTTTGCCTAAATCTTGAAGGAATTTCAGAATTTCTTGTTGAACCAGATTAAGATCATTCATTTTTCTTAGAAACCGATACACTGAACGCATCTGATATTCTACATGGGTTTGGTTGCCAAGCTCGTAATGCGCAATCAGGTTTAGAATTCGGGCAAAACAATGCAAATCTTCCCGCAGTTTCTGGTCCGGATAGTTGATGATCTTGTTTAGATATTCGATAGCCTTGTCATTATTTCCGGCTCCAAAATACAGGCAGGCAATTTTGTAATAGAAAACGAGAATTCGGTGAGGATCAACCTGCTGAGAGTACTTTTGGATCTTTTGATTTAGCTCGGGTACCATCTTTACGCCTTCAGAAAAAGTACCCGCAATGAAGTGACCGTTTATCTTGGACGTGTATAAATTCATGAATCCCAACGTTTCCAGGTTTTCGTTGGAGCGGGAGGGAGGGTTTTCAACAAACTCTTCTAACTGATTCCGAACGGTCTCATGCTTTGTGTAATGGCCTAGTATGAATAAGGCCTCGAGCAGAACATGCTGACCCTTTAGATACCAAATAGGTTCCAATTCCAGCATATCAGGGTTATCATGAAACAGATCTACCCACTTCTGCGCATACCGATATTGAAGAAGGAAATCCTGTACAATTAAGCTGTACCAGGCATAAGAAACATACAGGTAAAGCTGTTCAAAAAACCCAAGATTCGTCTGATCGATGTCTTTCAGCTCCTGCTTAAAATACTGGCTGATATTCTCGTAATCAGCTTCATCACGAACATGTCCCGCCTTGATGTAAATTCCATACAAGCGTAGCGAAAGGTTAGAGAGGCGGGTGTAGTTTGATAGGGTTTCGAGTTTCTGCTCAGATTGCTCTATCAGTTCATCAGCCCTGTTTTTTAGGCTCCTAGTGATGTATTGAGATTCAATAATTCGTTCAAAAGTAATAATCTCGTATTCAAGGGAGTGCCTGTGGTTTTGATGGGCCAAAGATTTGGCTTTATCCAGCAGGCGTAGACTTTGTTTGTACAAACCCTTGTTATATAAAATGCGGGAATGATCAATTTGCTCCCTCAGCATAATATCTACGTTGTGGTTTATATTAGTGAGCCGAAGGCTGGTCAGAATCTGTTTATACAGGTGGGCTTTTAAATTCGAAAATTGTCGCTTTTTAACTTCTTTGATGCTTTTGATGATGGCATCTTCATCGTATTCATCCACCTTATCTATGGCATCAAAGAGCTTGATGAATTTAGCGTCCGGGGTGCTGTTTCGGGTCGCGTAAATCTTAAAAGCACGTTTCTCAGCCTTAGTCAACGATTTTATCAGCTGATAAAGAAAGTCATTTGGTTGATTGGCCATTGTACAAAATGAGTGAGTGTAATCGAGTTAAGTAATTAAAAATATTGTATATAATTATATAGGGCAAATGCTTGGGTGTCGTAATTACTTAAGAATATGGTTTTAGAAAAACCTTGGCTCCCAATACATTCGTCCCAATTACTTGAACTTTGACCAGAGAAAGTAATTGATTCGGCAGTTAAGTTAGAAATCCTCAGACTAATGCCAAACACTCAGATTCAAATTTTTGATACCACACTTCGCGATGGCGAACAAGTACCCGGCTGTAGATTAAATACCGGGGAAAAAGTTGAAATTGCCAAAGAATTGGAACGTCTTGGAGTTGACGTGATGGAAGTTGGATTTCCGATTTCAAGTCCAGGCGATTTCGAGTCGGTGAAGCAAATTTCAGAAATTATCAAAAATTCAACGGTTTGTGCCCTCACTCGCGCCGTTAAAAACGACATCGAAGTAGCAGCTGAAGCTGTTCAAAAAGCAAAGCACCCAAGAATCCATACCGGAATTGGAACATCAGACAGCCACGTTTTCAATAAACTCCGGACAACCCGCGAAAAAGTTATTGAGCGGGGAGTGGAGGCGGTGAAGCTCTCGAAGAAGTATGTGGAAGATGTAGAGTTTTACGCAGAAGATGCCGGTCGTACCGATAATGAATTTCTTGCGCAGGTTATAGAAGAAGTTATCAAAGCCGGGGCTACCGTCGTAAACATCCCTGATACTACAGGCTATTGTCTTCCTTCCGAATATGGAGAGAAGATCAAGTACCTGATGGAGAATGTGGACGGAATTCATAAAGCGACGATTTCAACACACTGCCACAATGATCTAGGGTTGGCAACGGCGAATTCTATTTCAGGTGTTCAAAACGGCGCCCGACAAATAGAATGTACCGTTAACGGTATTGGAGAACGGGCCGGAAATGCATCGCTGGAAGAAGTGGTGATGATTTTGCGCAAGCATCATGACCTGAACTTCGATACT comes from Balneola sp. and encodes:
- the ilvD gene encoding dihydroxy-acid dehydratase, with translation MAELNKYSKQVTQDDSQPAAQAMLHAIGLDDEDLQKPLIGIASTGYEGNPCNMHLNDLALHVKKGIEASDLNGLIFNTIGISDGISMGTPGMRYSLPSRDLIADSMESVIKGMSYDGMAAIVGCDKNMPGALMAMIRVNRPSILVYGGTIAPGFHNGKKLDVVSAFEAWGQKVSGNMSERDFKDVIQHACPGAGACGGMYTANTMSSAIEALGMSLPYNSSNPATNSAKVLECEDIGKHLYYLLENDIKPLDILTKASFENAIRLIIVLGGSTNAVLHMIAIAKTAGIEIGLEDFQRLSNTTPFLADLKPSGKYVMEDLHEVGGVPAVMKYMLEHDLLDGTCKTVTGKTLAENLEEIDALGDSQDVIHPLNNPIKKNGHIQILYGNLAEEGAVAKITGKEGELFEGTARVFESEAEANEGIKNGKVESGDVVVIRYVGPKGGPGMPEMLKPTSAIMGAGLGKEVALITDGRFSGGTHGFVVGHITPEAQTGGAIGLVKNGDTIRIDATKNEINVLISDEELAARKKQWKEPLLKETSGTLYKYARTVSSASQGCVTDEF
- the ilvB gene encoding acetolactate synthase, large subunit, biosynthetic type — protein: MGTVEAPEKTSKPKTKASRRMTGAEALVQILLEEKVDMAFGYPGGAIMPVYDALYDHQETVHHILARHEQGAIHMAQGYARASGKVGVCLATSGPGATNLVTGIADAQIDSTPLVCITGQVNSSLLGSDAFQECDVLGISMPVTKWNYQITSAEEIPEALAKAFYLARSGRPGPVVIDITKDAQFEEFDFEYEKCTSLRSYAPKPKLNHTKIEEAAELINNAERPYVLFGQGVILGNAEKEFKQFIEKTGIPSAWTIMGLSALETDHPLNVGMLGMHGNYGPNLLTNECDVLIAIGMRFDDRVTGNLSKYAKQAKVIHLEIDPAEIDKNVPADVPVLGDAKESLTELIKLVKPNSHEDWLQRFRDCDKEEWDKVIEEELHPPSDVLSMGEVIRIINEKTNDDHILVTDVGQHQMVACRYTNFSRSKSNITSGGLGTMGFGLPAGIGAALGAPDRTVVAVVGDGGLQMTIQELATIYQTKAKVKVLLLNNEFLGMVRQWQQLFFEKRYSSTELINPDFQQLAKGFYIETAKVTERENLDQAIEEFINYDGAYFLEVRVGKENNVFPMVPSGSGVAEIRLE
- the ilvN gene encoding acetolactate synthase small subunit — protein: MESEAQEFTITAYTENHVGLLHRLTIIFTKRKINIESLTTSESETEGIYRFTIAVTETEEQVIKVIKQIQKQVEVFKADYYRKKEVVQQELALYKISTKSLTNGLEVERIVREHNARFLTIEKHFVVIEKSGYRRETMALFDELKPYGITEFVRSGRIAVSRERNGIGKDVEKMLAEATV
- the ilvC gene encoding ketol-acid reductoisomerase; amino-acid sequence: MALLNFGGVEEEVVTREEFPLEKAQETMKNETIAVLGYGVQGPGQALNLKDNGFNVIVGQRKNSSTWDKAVEDGWVPGETLFEIEEAAQRGTVVQYLLSDAGQISVWPTVKAALNPGDALYFSHGFGITYKERTGIIPPNDVDVILVAPKGSGTSLRRMFLEGRGLNSSYAIFQDATGNAKERVTALGIGVGSGYLFETTFKDEVYSDLTGERGTLMGAIQGIFAAQYEVLRSNGHSPSEAFNETVEELTQSLMPLVAENGMDWMYANCSTTAQRGALDWWKKFRDATKPVFENLYEEVAAGREAQKSIDSNSKEDYRAKLEEELKELRESEMWKAGATVRQLRPENSKVEAELAEE
- a CDS encoding 2-isopropylmalate synthase; translated protein: MPNTQIQIFDTTLRDGEQVPGCRLNTGEKVEIAKELERLGVDVMEVGFPISSPGDFESVKQISEIIKNSTVCALTRAVKNDIEVAAEAVQKAKHPRIHTGIGTSDSHVFNKLRTTREKVIERGVEAVKLSKKYVEDVEFYAEDAGRTDNEFLAQVIEEVIKAGATVVNIPDTTGYCLPSEYGEKIKYLMENVDGIHKATISTHCHNDLGLATANSISGVQNGARQIECTVNGIGERAGNASLEEVVMILRKHHDLNFDTNINTKHLCEVSALVSAKMNMPVQANKAIVGSNAFAHSSGIHQDGVIKSRETYEIIDPDEVGALESSIVLTARSGRAALHYRAQKLGFEFGKEELDRHYQEFLNLADEQKIIQDQDLIRLFSVSATG
- a CDS encoding fasciclin; translated protein: MRRLKSVLGVFALTFAMLLSTNVQAQDSDIVELAVATDDLSTLVTAVKAAGLVETLQSDGPFTVFAPTNAAFEALPEGVLEMLLKPENKDKLTAVLTYHVVSGKVMSGDLKDGMMATTVEGSKAEISINYGKVKVDGANVAMADIEASNGVVHVIDAIILPPSIQKALASNESDMEEDSGSDW
- a CDS encoding DUF1059 domain-containing protein, with protein sequence MKTMTCKQLGGACDVEFKGKTFQEIAEQSKKHGTEMFQQKDEAHLEAMQEMSEMMNDPEAMQKWMEKKRKEFENLPEN
- a CDS encoding threonine dehydratase (catalyzes the formation of 2-oxobutanoate from L-threonine; biosynthetic), which gives rise to MPEAKTSNTVSVENIQEAAHVLKDIAIRTPLMYNHQLSEQSGANVWLKREDLQVVRSYKIRGAYHKIQSLNDKELENGIVCASAGNHAQGVAFACAKKKIKGVIFMPVPTPEQKVKQVKMFGKEFVEVRLVGDTFDDSFDEAMQFSKQQSAAFIPPFDDPKIIEGQGTVGKEILEDAEEPIDYLIVPIGGGGLSSGIGSYFSVLSPSTKIIGVEPEGAPAMKKSLEQGELLTLEKIDKFVDGAAVKRVGEHNFKICQEVLEKVITVHEGKVCSTILQLYNEQAIVAEPAGSLSVAALDFLKDEIKGKNVVCVVSGSNNDITRTAEIKERSMLYEGLKHYFIVDFPQRAGALREFLDNVLGPQDDIAHFEYSKKTSREQGPALIGIEIKAKNDFEPLVERMEAANINYEYVNNQPHLFRFLI